In the Malus domestica chromosome 16, GDT2T_hap1 genome, one interval contains:
- the LOC103413506 gene encoding protein TIME FOR COFFEE-like, with protein sequence MDRNRDARRSAMAAPNGLSRRRHRSSNLRDSPEDDGPVELQETSRLRDRKKDRDRDRDRERDRDRDRDRLSRSKRRRGERLMHGSNREDSRDDSSEESVNDEDEDEDEDGGGSGVGGGGSSIRMLPPNHPSSTASLSSSMINHRKSFSPVHNLNSNKHFRPLTALKVTDEMIGVSVPRKARSASTKRSNEWPSSCGVVGDQIHRQASTSPVRPSVSSSTPAPTSPSSSHASAVRKRLKPNGPKLRPPKISLSTKTASSNQDEIEIEVAEVLYGMKRQPQGPTKQEITPTDSIKFESRETINKFTSDAKSRVSSPISNSPCVIPQLTSPFPQNSCFSVTSMSAAASKRKRPRPVKCEDENPSIFAVQNSPVSSTAKVVADQPSKVETSSPNLEKNPGSAAENGGFAYDLPDSQAVPAAPASMEAQPEAIKPESNAVSNSRPANDESESRNVRTSKVELQSPKKESTAIRLDDKREEITLTKPSLTIPEVENHREEKFQIDLMAPPERDGEVDFISVDPKPAVVDTETDFKAVSREDDSKALKIGNKEEVQPLNLETEKSKAAVEEAEAADLKKQTSSVVGGKERNFDLQLDLEKTESFSGNKLPHNVAKQNTEKTVQSGSVPLPMSVAGWPGGPGGLPPMGYMAPLPGVVSMDGSSVSSAPIQPPHLFFNQPRPKRCTTHWYIARNIYYHQQISRMNPFWPVAAGSGSLYGGAKHSNPNVLPPELLGNVPGRGVNPAQDKGQGIAMFPAQSAKEKTSQAANLVDAVQRKQIVLQQALPPGPPSNILHGPAFIFPLSQQQAAAAPVRPGSVKSSNAGGAASSSASNSASLSATAATAAVAPALSFNYPNMAGNEPQYLAILQNNAYPFPMPAHVGAQAAYRGPHAQAMPYFNGSFYSSQMLHPSQLQQQQQQQQPPLPSQSQQSQQGHPNTTISSGSSSSQKHLQNQQQRPHQSVVNGGSGSLQGFPSSKNHHSQAIQLQQQQQNLHVSRQLEPEMGGEDSPSTADSRVSRANMSIYGQNFAMPMHPPNFALMTPPSVGSASGATGSSGSEKKQQQQQQGSKAGVEASQAFAMSFASLNGATVSPGIDITSMNHTILQSFPDVTRHSYHQYMAVAVAAQAAQKKKNYRGPEEGKTGGGDSANVEEERKAMAGKSSSNVGHSIAFSRADLTDTSGSTIPGNNVIDSSARAVNLSSTPVRSSSSAMPAAVSPANAPIPQQQMQQQMRNHQQQQPQQMYQLQKQQFSSVAPARNKTPTSNGGSVYSDHLPSTSSMAAKFPNALSSFPQNLVQSSTSPAQSPQWKNSARITTSQVPSPSMASSTSSSLKNLPQKHGRTQQSHTQISFAANTKASTQSQGLQPASGNQSPSPPVMVGSPTTTTSSMSRSAGGSPRTTTSTSTGNKAGQISSLSSQQAKNSPSVPSQKSSPVGGRNVPSILGNTHITSSSASTKPQLQQQHQHQQHQHQQHQQHQHQHQQQQQQQLYKQSIQQPLFFSNAYMQPQASHSNSNTSTQSPSSGYYHASKRRPEQQQQSQGSSGTSSSGMLSLCPPVTHSNTSTNDPAKAAAAAAANNMKGGNISSQTLMHTQFTAAPSSGPHQVVPGGFAYVHAAVPTVVQVKPAEQKKQPAGE encoded by the exons ATGGATAGGAATAGGGATGCGAGAAGATCAGCTATGGCGGCCCCAAATGGCCTGTCACGGCGGAGACACAGAAGTAGCAACCTCAGAGACTCCCCAG aGGACGATGGTCCGGTGGAGTTACAAGAGACATCGAGGCTCAGAGATCGGAAGAAGGACCGAGATCGAGATCGGGATCGAGAAAGAGACCGAGATCGCGATAGGGATCGGTTGAGCCGGAGCAAGAGGCGGAGAGGCGAGAGGTTAATGCACGGAAGCAATAGAGAAGACAGCCGCGATGATAGTTCGGAGGAGAGTGTGAACGACGAAGATGAGGACGAGGACGAAGACGGAGGTGGAAGTGGAGTCGGCGGCGGTGGGTCCTCGATTCGGATGCTTCCGCCGAACCACCCGTCGTCAACGGCATCTCTGTCATCTTCTATGATAAATCACCGGAAGAGTTTCTCGCCGGTTCATAATCTTAATAGCAACAAGCATTTCAGACCGCTCACAGCGTTGAAGGTCACCGACGAGATGATTGGCGTTTCGGTGCCCCGAAAAGCACGGTCAG CGTCGACGAAGAGGTCTAACGAATGGCCTTCCAGTTGCGGTGTTGTCGGAGACCAAATTCACCGCCAGGCTTCGACGTCCCCTGTTCGGCCGAGCGTGTCATCGTCGACGCCGGCTCCGacttcaccttcttcttcccaCGCCTCGGCGGTCCGGAAGAGGCTG aaGCCAAACGGACCCAAACTTCGGCCGCCGAAGATTTCCTTGTCGACCAAGACGGCGTCGTCTAATCAGGACGAGATAGAAATAGAGGTCGCGGAGGTGTTGTACGGGATGAAGAGGCAGCCGCAAGGGCCGACGAAGCAAGAAATTACACCCACCGATTCGATTAAGTTCGAATCCAGAGAaaccatcaacaaatttaccaGCGACGCCAAATCGAGAGTTTCGTCGCCGATCTCGAACTCGCCTTGTGTGATTCCTCAGCTGACGTCGCCTTTCCCTCAGAATTCTTGCTTCTCTGTCACTTCCATGTCCGCCGCCG CATCCAAGAGGAAAAGACCGCGACCCGTGAAGTGCGAAGACGAGAACCCATCAATTTTTGCAGTTCAAAACAGTCCCGTTTCGTCTACGGCCAAAGTGGTGGCTGATCAGCCTTCGAAGGTTGAGACTTCCTCTCCAAATTTGGAGAAAAACCCAGGATCTGCAGCTGAAAATGGTGGCTTTGCGTACGATTTGCCCGACTCTCAAGCTGTTCCAGCTGCTCCGGCATCAATGGAGGCTCAGCCAGAGGCAATTAAGCCGGAGAGCAACGCCGTGTCAAATTCGAGGCCAGCGAACGACGAATCGGAGAGTAGAAATGTTAGAACGAGCAAAGTGGAACTTCAATCTCCCAAGAAGGAATCCACTGCCATCAGATTGGATGATAAACGTGAAGAAATCACCTTGACCAAACC GAGTTTAACAATCCCAGAAGTTGAAAACCACCGAGAAGAAAAGTTCCAGATAGATCTGATG GCTCCTCCAGAAAGGGATGGTGAAGTTGATTTTATCTCCGTAGATCCTAAGCCTGCGGTCGTAGATACAGAAACG GACTTCAAAGCTGTGAGCAGAGAGGATGACAGCAAAGCTCTGAAAATTGGCAACAAGGAAGAAGTGCAGCCTTTAAATTTGGAAACTGAGAAGTCAAAAGCAGCTGTGGAAGAAGCAGAAGCAGCTGATTTGAAAAAGCAGACTTCTTCCGTTGTTGGTGGGAAAGAAAGGAATTTTGATCTGCAGCTTGATTTGGAGAAGACTGAGAGTTTTAGTGGAAACAAGCTGCCCCATAATGTTGCTAAGCAAAACACTGAGAAAACTG TGCAATCGGGTTCTGTGCCTTTGCCGATGTCTGTGGCGGGCTGGCCGGGCGGGCCGGGCGGGCTTCCTCCGATGGG ATATATGGCGCCCTTACCAGGAGTTGTATCCATGGATGGGAGCTCCGTTTCTTCAGCTCCGATACAA CCGCCGCATTTGTTTTTTAATCAACCTCGGCCAAAGAGGTGCACAACCCATTGGTACATTGCAAGGAATATATACTATCACCAGCAAATCTCAAGGATGAATCCTTTCTGGCCGGTAGCAGCTGGTTCGGGATCTCTGTATGGAGGAGCCAAGCATAGCAATCCCAATGTATTACCTCCAGAATTGCTTGGCAATGTTCCAGGGAGAGGGGTGAATCCTGCACAGGACAAGGGGCAGGGGATTGCTATGTTTCCTGCTCAATCTGCAAAGGAAAAAACTTCACAAGCAGCAAACCTTGTGGATGCTGTGCAGAGAAAGCAAATCGTGCTCCAGCAAGCTCTACCTCCCGGGCCACCTAGTAATATATTG CATGGTCCTGCTTTCATTTTTCCATTGAGCCAGCAACAGGCCGCTGCCGCTCCTGTCCGACCTGGGTCTGTGAAGTCTTCTAATGCTGGTGGTGCAGCTTCATCCAGTGCATCTAACTCTGCTTCATTGAGTGCGACAGCTGCAACCGCTGCTGTAGCTCCAGCACTGAGTTTCAACTACCCAAATATGGCTGGAAATGAACCCCAGTATTTGGCGATTTTGCAGAACAATGCATATCCATTTCCAATGCCAGCTCATGTAGGTGCACAGGCGGCATACAGAGGACCCCATGCTCAGGCAATGCCTTATTTTAACGGGTCTTTCTATTCTTCTCAAATGCTCCATCCGTCTCAACtacagcagcagcaacaacagcAACAACCACCACTGCCATCTCAATCACAGCAAAGTCAACAAGGTCACCCAAACACTACTATTTCAAGTGGTTCTTCGTCGTCCCAGAAGCATTTGCAAAATCAGCAGCAAAGGCCACATCAAAGTGTTGTCAATGGTGGCAGTGGAAGCTTGCAAGGCTTTCCTTCCTCAAAAAACCATCATTCGCAAGCAATACagctgcagcagcagcagcagaaccTGCATGTTTCGCGCCAACTTGAGCCTGAAATGGGTGGCGAAGACAGCCCGTCAACTGCTGATAGTCGTGTCTCTCGTGCGAACATGAGTATTTATGGTCAGAATTTTGCAATGCCAATGCATCCGCCAAACTTTGCTTTGATGACACCTCCTTCGGTTGGAAGTGCCAGTGGTGCAACAGGTTCTAGTGGTAGTGAAAAGAAGCAGCAGCAACAGCAACAGGGCTCAAAGGCTGGGGTTGAAGCATCCCAAGCTTTTGCCATGTCTTTTGCTTCCTTAAATGGTGCCACCGTTTCTCCTGGCATTGACATAACATCGATGAATCATACAATTCTACAGAGCTTTCCAGATGTTACTAGGCACAGTTATCATCAATATATGGCTGTTGCCGTGGCTGCCCAAGctgcacaaaagaaaaagaattatcGAGGTCCGGAAGAAGGGAAAACCGGAGGAGGGGATTCCGCTAATGTGGAAGAGGAAAGAAAGGCCATGGCTGGGAAATCTTCATCAAATGTTGGGCACTCTATTGCTTTCTCCAGGGCAGATTTGACCGATACATCTGGTTCTACAATACCAGGCAACAATGTGATTGATAGTTCAGCAAGAGCAGTTAACCTCAGCTCCACTCCTGTCCGATCGTCCAGTTCTGCTATGCCAGCTGCTGTCAGCCCTGCAAATGCACCCATACCCCAGCAACAAATGCAGCAACAGATGCGGAATCACCAGCAACAGCAGCCGCAGCAGATGTATCAGCTTCAGAAGCAGCAGTTTTCTTCTGTGGCTCCAGCTCGTAACAAAACGCCAACGAGTAATGGTGGCAGTGTGTACTCTGATCACCTCCCTTCAACCTCTTCTATGGCTGCAAAGTTTCCTAATGCTCTATCATCATTCCCCCAAAACCTTGTCCAAAGCAGCACCAGTCCAGCTCAATCTCCTCAGTGGAAGAATTCTGCAAGGATAACCACTTCCCAAGTTCCTTCACCGTCTATGGCCTCGTCAACCTCTTCGTCCCTCAAAAACCTTCCTCAAAAGCATGGGCGGACACAGCAAAGCCACACACAGATTTCTTTTGCGGCAAACACGAAGGCTTCAACCCAATCTCAAGGGTTACAGCCTGCCAGTGGCAATCAGTCTCCATCTCCTCCTGTAATGGTTGGTTCTCCCACAACCACAACGTCATCAATGTCTAGAAGTGCTGGTGGAAGCCCCAGGACAACTACTTCGACTTCCACAGGAAATAAAGCTGGCCAAATATCTTCTTTGTCATCTCAGCAGGCCAAGAACTCACCATCAGTGCCCAGTCAGAAGTCGTCTCCTGTTGGCGGGAGGAATGTCCCTTCGATCCTAGGCAACACCCATATTACCTCTTCGAGCGCTAGTACTAAGCCACAATTGCAGCAACAGCATCAGCATCAGCAACATCAGCACCAACAGCATCAGCAACATCAACATCAGCACCAACAGCAACAGCAACAACAGTTATATAAGCAATCGATTCAACAACCGCTGTTCTTCTCTAATGCCTACATGCAGCCTCAAGCTTCACATTCCAATAGTAACACCTCTACTCAATCTCCTTCAAGCGGGTATTATCATGCTTCTAAGCGCCGACCTGAGCAACAGCAGCAGTCACAAGGCTCATCAGGAACTTCTTCGAGTGGGATGTTGTCACTCTGCCCTCCTGTTACGCATTCAAATACCAGCACCAACGATCCTGCAAAGGCGGCTGCTGCTGCAGCTGCTAACAACATGAAAGGCGGTAACATATCCTCGCAGACTCTTATGCATACTCAGTTTACTGCTGCACCGTCATCTGGGCCACACCAAGTTGTACCTGGAGGATTCGCTTATGTACATGCTGCTGTTCCGACTGTGGTTCAGGTAAAACCGGCAGAACAGAAGAAACAACCCGCCGGTGAGTAG